From the genome of Mycobacterium dioxanotrophicus, one region includes:
- a CDS encoding mycofactocin-coupled SDR family oxidoreductase, whose amino-acid sequence MNRLDGKVALITGAARGQGRSHALRLAEEGADIIALDICRQIASVPYPMADLDDLATTVDLIKSRGRRIFAAEVDVRDLPGMQEAVAAGVAELGRLDIVVANAGTLNDTAPLWELSERQFQDQVDVNLTGVWKTIKATVPTLLQQNEGGAVILISSISGLTVELNVGHYAAAKHGVNGLMRTLSGELAPYGIRVNSINPTNVNTLMINNPRYNRLFAGGKEGATQEDALPALTAMHALPVPFLEPVDVSNAVVYLASDDGRYITGTAHVVDAGALNPFKAPHLAG is encoded by the coding sequence ATGAACCGTCTCGACGGCAAGGTTGCGTTGATCACCGGAGCGGCGCGGGGGCAGGGCCGATCGCACGCTTTGCGGTTGGCCGAAGAGGGTGCCGACATCATCGCTCTCGACATCTGCCGCCAGATCGCCTCGGTCCCCTATCCGATGGCCGACCTCGACGACCTGGCCACCACGGTCGACCTGATCAAGAGCCGGGGCAGGCGCATCTTCGCCGCCGAGGTGGACGTGAGGGACCTGCCGGGAATGCAGGAGGCCGTGGCCGCCGGTGTGGCCGAACTGGGTCGGCTCGACATCGTCGTGGCCAACGCGGGCACCCTCAACGACACCGCACCGCTATGGGAGCTCTCCGAGCGGCAGTTCCAAGACCAGGTCGATGTGAACCTGACCGGCGTCTGGAAGACCATCAAGGCGACGGTGCCAACCCTGTTGCAGCAGAACGAGGGTGGCGCCGTGATCCTCATCAGCTCGATCTCCGGCCTGACCGTGGAACTCAACGTCGGCCACTACGCGGCGGCCAAGCACGGCGTCAACGGGCTCATGCGCACCCTGTCCGGTGAGCTCGCACCGTACGGGATCCGGGTCAACTCGATCAACCCGACCAACGTCAACACCCTGATGATCAACAACCCGCGCTACAACCGGTTGTTCGCCGGCGGCAAGGAGGGCGCGACCCAGGAGGATGCGCTCCCCGCGCTCACCGCGATGCACGCGTTGCCGGTCCCGTTCCTGGAGCCCGTCGACGTCAGCAACGCCGTGGTGTACCTGGCCTCCGACGACGGCCGCTACATCACCGGCACCGCACACGTCGTCGACGCGGGTGCCCTCAATCCGTTCAAGGCACCCCACCTCGCCGGGTAG